The Candidatus Zixiibacteriota bacterium genome has a segment encoding these proteins:
- a CDS encoding AAA family ATPase — MRLANLKLENFGKFDNFECNLTAGLNVIKGANETGKSTIVSAITALFYNDLKSSDNSISIFKTWGSDKPAALKADISDENFFGVLEKNFDSGQVKLDNTKHNISVEDKSKISEIIAGSMGLKSIELFEATSCIKQGEITQIGGSVEQIKMNLESLVTGGVEDKAASQLVEKIEKRVDDITNNDEQNPGLLKILEKEQENIDYNIDRINREINNLKTWRSSLTQVEIAYANVAEDYQSKKQKVESASKTESAQNEQVQLTKQRDEAAENLQKVKSAAQKTKEVRDELTRIVDVTIDDSEKLDEFESTIKYLRPKQRDLKDDVESSQKEYDGVKINSALSGWMVLSLAAIGFAAADYFLFLTQYILYCFHIGGAGLVSLMLSFAIFSREKQKKSFLKNQLENKKHKLENTVKEIEQMSSELKSLLEKYKIRSADEARQASWKRSDLESQLKAETKRYKNLLEGISEEELRVQIQNLDKKISENEMLLKDEVLLDPAELERMKLITAQIEEQYNTLASERKMLNRQIETAEGGAELLASYLERKEVIGITKEKLIEELAIISLTKECVYKARQNVMISTLELLEKRTSDILDMITKGKYKKVRFDKASLNFEVYSDKKKDWANPHLELSQETVEQIYLTARLALTEIIAGKVSPPIILDDPFNGFDMERRENTMELLKTMSKKHQVLLLTANDLYDKWADNVIQL, encoded by the coding sequence AATGTTATTAAGGGAGCGAACGAAACCGGCAAGTCTACTATTGTTTCCGCCATAACCGCGCTTTTTTACAATGATCTGAAATCCTCAGATAATAGTATCTCGATTTTTAAAACCTGGGGAAGTGATAAACCGGCGGCATTAAAAGCTGATATTTCCGATGAAAACTTTTTCGGCGTTCTCGAAAAGAATTTCGATTCCGGTCAGGTTAAACTCGACAATACAAAACATAATATTTCCGTGGAAGACAAAAGTAAAATTTCAGAAATCATTGCCGGCTCAATGGGTCTCAAGTCAATTGAGCTGTTTGAGGCCACCTCATGTATTAAACAGGGGGAGATTACTCAAATTGGCGGCTCGGTCGAGCAGATTAAAATGAATCTTGAATCTCTGGTAACCGGAGGAGTAGAGGATAAAGCCGCCTCCCAGCTTGTGGAAAAAATCGAAAAACGGGTTGATGATATTACCAACAATGATGAGCAAAATCCCGGTTTATTGAAAATTCTGGAAAAAGAACAGGAAAATATCGATTACAATATCGATAGGATTAATCGCGAAATAAACAATTTGAAAACCTGGCGAAGCTCATTGACACAGGTGGAAATTGCCTATGCGAATGTTGCTGAAGATTATCAATCAAAAAAGCAAAAAGTTGAATCTGCCAGCAAAACCGAAAGCGCGCAGAATGAACAGGTTCAGCTTACTAAACAGCGGGATGAAGCCGCTGAGAATCTTCAAAAAGTTAAATCAGCCGCGCAAAAAACTAAAGAAGTTAGGGATGAATTAACTCGAATCGTTGATGTTACTATAGATGATAGTGAAAAGCTTGATGAATTTGAATCAACAATTAAATACCTTCGCCCCAAGCAGCGAGATTTAAAAGATGATGTTGAATCAAGCCAGAAAGAATATGACGGGGTTAAAATAAATAGCGCCCTTTCGGGCTGGATGGTTTTATCCTTGGCGGCTATTGGTTTTGCCGCCGCTGATTATTTTTTATTCCTTACCCAGTATATCCTCTATTGTTTTCATATCGGCGGCGCAGGATTAGTCTCTTTAATGTTATCATTTGCTATTTTTTCCAGAGAAAAACAAAAAAAGTCATTCTTAAAAAACCAATTAGAGAATAAAAAACATAAGCTTGAAAACACCGTAAAAGAAATTGAACAAATGTCGAGCGAATTGAAAAGCTTGTTAGAAAAATACAAAATCAGGTCGGCTGATGAGGCTCGTCAGGCATCTTGGAAACGAAGCGATCTGGAAAGCCAGTTGAAGGCAGAAACCAAACGCTATAAAAACCTGCTTGAGGGAATATCGGAAGAAGAACTGAGAGTACAAATACAAAATCTCGATAAAAAAATATCGGAAAATGAAATGCTGCTTAAAGATGAAGTCTTGCTCGACCCGGCTGAATTGGAAAGAATGAAATTAATTACTGCCCAGATTGAGGAACAATATAATACGCTTGCGAGTGAAAGGAAGATGCTAAATCGTCAAATTGAAACAGCCGAAGGCGGCGCAGAACTGCTGGCCAGCTATCTCGAACGCAAAGAAGTTATTGGTATCACAAAAGAAAAACTAATCGAGGAACTGGCTATTATAAGTCTGACTAAAGAATGTGTCTATAAAGCCCGCCAAAATGTAATGATTTCGACGCTCGAACTTCTGGAAAAAAGAACTTCGGATATTTTAGACATGATAACCAAAGGTAAATATAAGAAAGTCAGATTTGATAAAGCATCCCTTAACTTTGAAGTTTATTCCGACAAGAAAAAAGACTGGGCTAATCCGCACCTGGAACTCTCGCAGGAAACAGTCGAGCAGATTTATCTTACAGCCCGATTGGCATTGACCGAGATTATTGCCGGCAAAGTCTCGCCGCCAATAATATTAGATGATCCCTTCAATGGCTTTGATATGGAGAGACGTGAAAATACTATGGAGCTGTTGAAAACAATGTCTAAAAAACATCAGGTTTTATTATTAACTGCCAATGACCTTTATGACAAATGGGCAGATAATGTGATTCAATTATAA
- a CDS encoding S9 family peptidase, with translation MKKLTIALCMAAVMLLAVNSFADRIEDVLNEADTWIISDTARIMTYIDSCAKAVDDRLLSSPYWESTHRDLSFLLGIDYTGSAQIDNTGRIYFQMRITGETGHLFYMDEPMSWPTQLSPNNWAQEGYTIWGYDVYPSGEYLLVRAMRHGSERHDIWQFNRDGSFKPLLVNPNIRFSNVTFKNIDEFFLSVDDRQNQYFCKYTISTGKLDTLYQDEEWLGIYDYEDGLLLCVRSFSFSESQLFTLDENTLETKNITKKGSFDGAMFTGDGRIMFTTDSKSKKDEFNKLVAVNIDKPKKMTVLFDPKMENAGYEYVKNTKTVIMTLNKDGYSELIAFDLDGNMIDLPKIPVGVLSGGGPYDEDGFVNDNGEFVYGFSSPTTPPSIYYFKLGDKKAATVATVSTFGFDFSDVKVEVIHYPSKDGTMIPALMYTPANIKKDGNNPAIVQYHGGPPAQWRPYFQRNLAFALSKGLIILRPNVRGSSGYGTEWEKADNQKKRYNSLDDAIAALDYLVNEGYSKPEKIGIEGGSYGGYTVNYLSGTVPEKFACAISQVGVADQDFCQTHGDVSGQKIWEEEFGKIGSKLAHDLSPIFKSEKISKPIFLTSGFYDPRVFAGDPRRFGYLLSQMGKDVIYFESTESGHGSTTKEQIITELTRYYVYFMDHIF, from the coding sequence ATGAAAAAACTAACCATAGCTTTATGCATGGCGGCAGTAATGTTATTGGCTGTCAACAGCTTCGCCGATAGAATCGAGGATGTTCTTAACGAAGCCGACACCTGGATTATCTCCGATACCGCCCGCATAATGACCTATATCGACAGCTGCGCAAAAGCTGTTGATGACCGTCTTCTCAGCTCGCCCTACTGGGAAAGTACTCACAGAGACCTTTCATTCCTGCTGGGCATTGATTATACCGGCTCGGCGCAAATCGATAATACCGGCAGAATCTACTTTCAGATGAGAATTACCGGAGAAACCGGTCACCTGTTTTATATGGATGAACCAATGAGCTGGCCAACTCAGCTTTCGCCAAATAACTGGGCGCAGGAGGGCTACACTATTTGGGGTTATGATGTTTACCCAAGCGGCGAATATCTTTTAGTGCGCGCTATGCGTCATGGAAGTGAACGTCATGATATATGGCAATTCAATCGCGATGGTTCATTCAAACCGCTTTTAGTTAACCCCAATATCCGTTTCAGCAATGTAACTTTCAAAAATATAGATGAATTTTTCTTATCTGTCGATGACCGGCAAAATCAATATTTCTGCAAATATACGATTTCCACTGGCAAGCTCGATACGCTTTATCAGGATGAGGAATGGTTGGGCATTTATGATTATGAAGATGGCTTACTTCTCTGCGTTAGATCTTTCTCATTTTCTGAAAGCCAATTATTTACTTTAGATGAGAACACCTTAGAAACAAAAAACATAACCAAAAAAGGCAGCTTTGATGGCGCTATGTTCACTGGCGACGGCCGGATTATGTTTACTACCGACTCCAAATCCAAAAAGGATGAGTTTAATAAACTGGTAGCTGTTAATATTGATAAGCCTAAAAAAATGACAGTTCTGTTTGATCCCAAAATGGAAAATGCCGGCTATGAATATGTAAAAAATACCAAAACCGTTATAATGACATTAAACAAGGACGGCTATTCCGAACTGATAGCATTTGACCTTGACGGCAATATGATAGACCTGCCCAAAATACCGGTTGGCGTATTATCGGGCGGCGGTCCTTATGATGAGGATGGCTTTGTTAATGACAATGGCGAGTTTGTGTATGGTTTCAGTTCGCCAACCACTCCTCCATCTATTTACTATTTCAAACTTGGCGATAAAAAAGCTGCAACTGTGGCAACTGTTTCCACCTTTGGTTTTGATTTTTCGGATGTGAAAGTCGAAGTTATCCACTATCCCTCTAAAGACGGCACTATGATTCCCGCCTTGATGTACACTCCTGCTAATATTAAAAAAGACGGCAACAATCCGGCTATTGTTCAGTATCATGGCGGGCCTCCTGCTCAGTGGCGGCCGTATTTCCAGAGAAATCTCGCTTTTGCGCTATCTAAGGGCTTGATTATCTTACGTCCCAATGTTCGAGGTTCATCAGGCTACGGCACCGAATGGGAAAAAGCCGACAATCAGAAAAAACGCTACAACTCTCTTGATGATGCCATTGCGGCTTTAGATTATTTAGTCAACGAAGGCTATTCAAAACCTGAGAAGATTGGTATTGAGGGCGGCTCGTATGGCGGCTACACTGTCAACTATCTGTCGGGGACTGTGCCGGAAAAATTCGCCTGCGCCATAAGCCAGGTCGGCGTTGCCGATCAAGACTTCTGCCAGACTCATGGCGATGTTAGCGGGCAAAAAATATGGGAAGAGGAATTCGGCAAAATCGGCAGTAAATTAGCTCATGATTTATCGCCGATATTCAAATCCGAGAAAATATCGAAGCCGATATTTTTAACCAGCGGCTTTTATGATCCCCGCGTTTTCGCCGGCGACCCGCGCCGCTTTGGTTATCTGCTTTCCCAAATGGGCAAGGATGTAATCTATTTCGAGAGTACCGAATCCGGTCATGGCTCAACCACCAAAGAGCAGATTATTACCGAACTAACCCGCTACTATGTTTATTTTATGGATCACATATTCTAA